A segment of the Trifolium pratense cultivar HEN17-A07 linkage group LG7, ARS_RC_1.1, whole genome shotgun sequence genome:
TGAGTCTACTCGCTTGTCTCATCGTTTCCATTTTCTACCAGTTTCTCGAAAATCGCCGGATTCGTCTCAAGCTGTTGGCATCAGGTAAGCCATTTCCTGAGGAGATCCAGGCTCCTCTTATAGGGCGGACGATCAACGGAAGTAGAGCTAAATTAGGCGTTAGAGTCGCCGGAGCTGTTCTGTTCGGGTTGAGCTCGGCGATCGGGTATTTCTTGATGTTATCTGTTATGTCTTATAACGGTGGTGTGTTTATTGCTATTGTTGTTGGTCTTGCTTTTGGTTATTTGGGTTTTAGGAGTGATGGTGAAGATTCTGCTGTTGTTGATAGTTCTTGTGCATGTGCTTGATTATGGTTTCTTGTTATGATTATTGCTAATCGGTTAGTtaatttgtattattattattgctattgctatatttatttatttatgctgTTTTAATTTAGGTTTGTGGTGTATGTGAATTTAAGACCTGGTGATTTGGTTTATGCTATG
Coding sequences within it:
- the LOC123894191 gene encoding copper transporter 5.1-like, encoding MMHMTFYWSKQVTLLFDSWKTDSWTSYALSLLACLIVSIFYQFLENRRIRLKLLASGKPFPEEIQAPLIGRTINGSRAKLGVRVAGAVLFGLSSAIGYFLMLSVMSYNGGVFIAIVVGLAFGYLGFRSDGEDSAVVDSSCACA